From Elusimicrobiaceae bacterium, a single genomic window includes:
- a CDS encoding ATP-dependent 6-phosphofructokinase, producing the protein MSDKKTIGILTGGGDCPGLNAVVRAATKTALKWGWKVIGFKDGYAGLVEDRFTELGPDSVSGILTRGGTILGTSNTANPFAYTLAPLGSPDKPADMSGRTAETVARHKLDALIAIGGDGTLSIGLKLIEMGLPVVGVPKTIDNDLAATDVTFGFDSALAVATDAVDKLHTTAESHHRVMILETMGRYAGWIALRSAIAGGGDVILLPEIPYSDEEICRAIRRRVSNGRNFSIIVAAEGAAPAGGEMSVYKTVKGSPDPLRLGGIGYKIAGQIEKRCGISTRVVVLGHLQRGGTPTAFDRWLATRFGYHAVKLISEGKTGYMTALKGMDIVAVPTKDAVRQLRRVSADCEELQVALGTGVSFGNSDYR; encoded by the coding sequence ATGTCCGATAAAAAAACCATAGGCATACTTACCGGCGGGGGCGACTGCCCCGGCCTTAACGCAGTCGTGCGCGCCGCCACCAAAACCGCGCTTAAATGGGGCTGGAAAGTGATCGGCTTTAAAGACGGCTACGCCGGCCTGGTGGAGGACCGGTTTACCGAGCTCGGCCCGGACAGCGTTTCCGGAATTCTCACCCGCGGCGGCACCATACTGGGCACAAGCAATACCGCAAATCCCTTTGCCTACACGCTCGCGCCGCTCGGCTCGCCCGACAAACCGGCGGACATGTCCGGCCGCACGGCCGAAACGGTCGCACGGCATAAACTGGACGCCTTGATCGCGATCGGCGGGGACGGCACCCTTTCGATCGGGCTAAAACTCATCGAGATGGGCCTGCCGGTGGTGGGCGTGCCCAAAACAATTGACAACGATCTCGCCGCCACGGACGTTACCTTCGGGTTCGATTCCGCGCTCGCCGTAGCCACCGACGCGGTTGACAAGCTGCACACCACCGCCGAATCGCACCACCGGGTAATGATTCTGGAAACAATGGGCCGCTACGCCGGCTGGATCGCGCTGCGCAGCGCGATAGCGGGCGGAGGCGACGTGATCCTGCTGCCGGAAATACCCTACAGCGACGAGGAAATCTGCCGCGCCATCCGGCGCCGCGTAAGCAACGGCAGAAATTTCAGCATTATCGTGGCCGCCGAAGGCGCGGCGCCGGCGGGCGGAGAAATGTCGGTTTACAAAACGGTCAAGGGCTCGCCGGATCCGCTGCGGCTGGGCGGAATCGGCTATAAAATAGCCGGCCAGATTGAAAAACGCTGCGGCATCTCCACCCGCGTGGTCGTGCTCGGCCATCTCCAGCGCGGCGGCACGCCCACTGCGTTCGACCGCTGGCTGGCGACCCGGTTCGGCTATCATGCGGTCAAACTCATCAGTGAAGGCAAAACCGGCTACATGACCGCGCTTAAGGGCATGGATATCGTCGCCGTACCGACAAAGGACGCGGTGCGGCAGCTGCGCCGCGTTTCCGCCGACTGCGAGGAATTGCAGGTCGCGCTGGGAACCGGAGTAAGTTTCGGAAATTCAGATTACAGGTAG
- the rlmB gene encoding 23S rRNA (guanosine(2251)-2'-O)-methyltransferase RlmB has translation MADTAETLYGIHPVTEALRSKRRNVTAVYVADGRQGPDINRILKMAKKKGAKIIRCDRHDVEKMARGKNHQGVAAKAEPLKILSLSEAIALDAGNKQAFWLGVDEISDPQNLGAIIRSAACLGVSTVVVPGHRSVSVTPTVQRVSAGAAERINIVAGGNLNQAILRLKDEGFWIYGADMSGKPAPEVKYKLPAMLVIGSESHGIRLKTGEHCDEIVSVPQTGGLDSLNAAAAASILMYDVAAKTGLWKFQPGDEDL, from the coding sequence ATGGCAGACACAGCTGAAACACTGTACGGCATACACCCGGTAACGGAAGCGCTGCGCTCGAAACGGCGCAATGTCACGGCGGTCTATGTAGCGGACGGACGGCAGGGCCCCGATATCAACCGCATCCTCAAGATGGCGAAAAAGAAAGGCGCGAAAATCATCCGGTGCGACAGGCATGACGTGGAAAAAATGGCGCGCGGCAAAAACCATCAGGGCGTGGCGGCGAAAGCCGAGCCGCTTAAAATTCTGTCTTTATCCGAAGCGATCGCGCTGGACGCGGGCAACAAGCAGGCTTTCTGGCTGGGCGTGGACGAGATAAGCGATCCGCAGAACCTCGGCGCGATCATCCGCTCGGCGGCCTGCCTGGGCGTAAGCACCGTGGTCGTGCCGGGCCATCGTTCGGTAAGCGTAACCCCCACCGTCCAGCGCGTGAGCGCGGGCGCGGCGGAACGCATCAACATCGTGGCGGGCGGAAATCTCAACCAGGCCATTCTGCGCCTGAAAGACGAAGGGTTCTGGATTTACGGGGCCGACATGTCGGGCAAACCCGCGCCGGAAGTTAAATACAAACTGCCGGCGATGCTGGTCATCGGCTCGGAGAGCCACGGCATCCGGCTCAAAACCGGCGAACATTGCGACGAAATCGTGAGCGTCCCCCAGACCGGCGGGCTTGACAGCCTCAACGCCGCCGCGGCCGCCTCGATCCTGATGTACGATGTGGCGGCGAAAACGGGCCTGTGGAAATTTCAGCCCGGCGACGAGGATCTTTAG